The genome window CTTTAATGCGGCACACTTTTTTGCCTTGTTTAGCAAGGTCGACCAGCATTTGGTTGGTGTCGTCTTGAACAACACTATGATCGCCCAAACGTTTGCCTACACAAATAAGGTCAGCATCACGGCGCACTAATTCCATAATTTCGTCAGACACTAAAAAGTCGTATACAACCACATCGGCTTGTTGCATAAGTTGCAGTGCTTTAAGTGTTAAAAGCTCTGGATCGCCTGGGCCTGCACCTACTACATATACTTCGCCTTCAGGTTCTGCTTTAGCATCTAGCATTTGCTCTAATTGCTGCTGTGCGGCTTGAGTATCACCGGTTTGCACTTTACTCACGACAGATGAGTCGAATACGCCTTCCCAAAATTGGCGGCGGTCTGAAAAATGTTTAAAGCGTTTTTTTACTTTGTCTCTAAAGCCACCGACAAGTGTTGCAAGTGGGCCAATATGATGCGGAATAAGGGTTTCGAGCTTTTCGCGTAAGCGACGTGCAAGTACCGGCGCTGTGCCTGCACTTGATATAGCAATGGTGATTGGGTCGCGGTCAACAATGGATGGGAATATAAACGTACATTTAGGTTGGTCATCAACCACGTTTACAAACACATTGCGGGCATTGGCAAGTTCAAATACGTTGTTGTTTACTTCATCGCGGTCGGTTGCTGCAATAACAAGCATTTTGCCATCAAGGTGCGATTCATCAAAATAAGCATCAATAAGCGTTACTTCATTATTATGTGCATGCTCTTTTAGTTCGTCGCAAAACCAAGGTGCTACTAAAGTAACGCTTGCTCTCGCTTTTAAAAACGCGCGACATTTGCGTAATGCGACCTCTCCACCGCCAACAACCAATACTGGTTTGTTGTCGAGTTTGGTAAAGATAGGTAAATACTGCACGTTAATAAGACCCCTAAACAAATTCAAATATAAGAAAACGCTTTATTCTGATATGCAGAATATAGCGGCTATCAATAAGTAAAAAATAATTAAAACCAAGTTGATATAACCAAAAGTTATAATAGGTGGGCTTTTTAGGCCTAAGAGTTAGTTAACAAGGGATTGCGCCGAGTTACAAGTAAAATAAACAGCTTATAGTGTTTGGTTATGAGCTATAGCGAGTTTGGTTTAATTTGTTAATATGGAGGCATATCAAATTTTGTACTTATACCAATTGCATTAAATTAGTGATCTATTATAGCGACGAAAAAATAGCTCAATAACAAGGCTAAAATTATGATACATAGTTGTTCTATATAAATAATTTTTACCGTAGTTAGTGAGTTATTTAATACGCTAAAATGATCATATTTTTAATAAAATTGGTATTACATAAGCAACGGAGCTCTAATGACACAACACCAAAAAGATGCCGCATTAGCAGTCGCACTGATGGATTTAACAAGTTTAAACACTAGCGATACCACCAAAAGCATTCAAGCGCTTGTTAATAGTATAAACCCGACGCTGGGCACGCCTGCCGCAGTATGTGTTTATAGCGACTTTGTTGATGATGCAAAAATAGCACTCGCAGCACGTGAGCTTAACCACGTAAAAGTTGCAACGGTCACTAACTTTCCAACAGGTGATGCGCCACTGAGTGATGTAATTAACGAAACACTTATTGCAATAGAGCGCGGCGCTGACGAAATTGACCTTGTTATCCCTTATAAAAAACTCATAGCGGGCGATGTTCAAACAGTACTTAGCTATGTAAGCGAAAGTAAAAAAGCATGTGGGTCGCGCGTGCAACTAAAAGTAATAATAGAAAGCGGTGAGCTAAAAACCGAAGCGCTAATAACGCAGGCTACTCAATTGGCAATTGAAGGTGGTGCCGATTTTGTAAAAACCAGTACGGGTAAAGTGGCCATTAATGCAACCCTTGAATCAACAAAAATTATGCTAACAGCCATTAAAAAATCAAATAAACGTGTGGGCTTTAAAGCTGCCGGTGGTGTTAAAACTGTTGCCGATGCCAGTGATTATTTAGCGCTAGCACGCGCAATAATGGGTGATGATTATTTGCAAGCAAATACATTTAGGTTTGGTGCTTCAAGCTTACTGAATGATGTTTATAAAACCTTAGAAAAATAACCAATATTTTAGGATTGCACATTTATATAACCGATTAAATTATTAGCAGTTTAAACAATAATGTAATTAATTAATTAGATTTTCCAATGTGGGTATCTTTTAGGCTTGTGTTAATGAACTGCGTAAGTATAATAGGCATCCACTTTGCAGGGGCGTAGTTCCAATTGGTAGAACAGCGGTCTCCAAAACCGATGGTTGGGAGTTCGAATCTCTCCGCCCCTGCCAGTCTTACTTGTTATTTGAGTAGTCTGAGATTAAAAACCGGTTTAAATTAAGTCTGTTTTTAAGTTTAGATTTTAATGGATTAACCCTGCCGTAGTGTAGGGTTGTTGTGTCTGTAGTTAAGGTAATAATATTATGAGCACGAATGTAGAAACACCATCAAGTGCGATGGAGTCAGTAAAGTGGTTAGTAGCAATCGCGCTACTTGCAGGCGCAGTTGTTGGTAATCACATGTATGCAGATCAATCTGTACTACTACGTGCTATCGGCGTTGTTGTTGCAATAGCGGCCGGATTAGCAATTGCCTCGCAAACATTTAAGGGACGTAACTTTCTTGCTTTCGCTAAAGAAGCTCGAATTGAAGTACGCAAAGTTATTTGGCCAACGCGCCAAGAAACTACCCACACGACATTAATTGTAATGGTTGCAACAGTGATTATGGCACTTATCCTTTGGGGATTAGATGGCATTTTATTCCGCGCTGTAGGCTTTTTAACTGGATTGGAGATCTGATCCCATGTCGGATGAGAACGAGAACAAAGAAATTAAGTTACGTTGGTATGTAGTACAAGCCTTTTCTGGTTACGAAAAGCGTGTAGCTCAAACGTTAACTGAACATATTAAAATCGAAGGTCTTGAATCGAGCTTTGGTGAGATACTAGTACCAACTGAAGAAGTTGTTGAGATGCGCGCTGGCCAAAAGCGTAAATCTGAGCGTAAATTCTTTCCAGGTTATGTATTAGTACAAATGGATATGAATGACGCAAGCTGGCACTTAGTGAACAGCACTGAACGTGTAATGGGCTTTATTGGTGGAACGTCTGATCGTCCTGCTCCAATAACTCCTAAAGAAGCAGAACGCATTCTTAATCGCCTTCAAGAAAATGCTGAAGCACCTAAACCTGCTACATTATTTGAACCAGGTGAAGTTGTTCGCGTTACAGACGGACCATTTGCAGATTTCAGTGGTGTAGTTGAAGAAGTTGACTACGAAAAGAGCCGCGTAAAAGTATCTGTACTTATTTTTGGTCGTTCTACGCCAGTTGAGCTTGAATTCGGTCAAGTTGAGCAAGATAAGTAATTGATTAAAAAAGCTTCGCTAATTTTTATTTAAATTTTGGCATGAAGCTTGAAAAAGGCCGCTGATTAACTTATAATCAGCGGCCTTTTTGTATTAAGGTAAAATTTATTTTTACTGTGCAAAAAGTACGAAACCAATTTTTAAAC of Pseudoalteromonas arctica A 37-1-2 contains these proteins:
- the cysG gene encoding siroheme synthase CysG, with amino-acid sequence MQYLPIFTKLDNKPVLVVGGGEVALRKCRAFLKARASVTLVAPWFCDELKEHAHNNEVTLIDAYFDESHLDGKMLVIAATDRDEVNNNVFELANARNVFVNVVDDQPKCTFIFPSIVDRDPITIAISSAGTAPVLARRLREKLETLIPHHIGPLATLVGGFRDKVKKRFKHFSDRRQFWEGVFDSSVVSKVQTGDTQAAQQQLEQMLDAKAEPEGEVYVVGAGPGDPELLTLKALQLMQQADVVVYDFLVSDEIMELVRRDADLICVGKRLGDHSVVQDDTNQMLVDLAKQGKKVCRIKGGDPFIYGRGGEEVQVLAANNVNYQIVPGITAAAGCSAYAGIPLTHRDHAQAIQFVTGHCKKDGQELDWQSLAKANQTLAIYMGVIKSPHIQSELLKHGRKADTPVAIIENGTRKNQRVVIGQLGELADLIQRNSIISPALLIIGEVAALHSQLAWFGKNEQTSSFAQPLTDVSNT
- the deoC gene encoding deoxyribose-phosphate aldolase, with the protein product MTQHQKDAALAVALMDLTSLNTSDTTKSIQALVNSINPTLGTPAAVCVYSDFVDDAKIALAARELNHVKVATVTNFPTGDAPLSDVINETLIAIERGADEIDLVIPYKKLIAGDVQTVLSYVSESKKACGSRVQLKVIIESGELKTEALITQATQLAIEGGADFVKTSTGKVAINATLESTKIMLTAIKKSNKRVGFKAAGGVKTVADASDYLALARAIMGDDYLQANTFRFGASSLLNDVYKTLEK
- the secE gene encoding preprotein translocase subunit SecE gives rise to the protein MSTNVETPSSAMESVKWLVAIALLAGAVVGNHMYADQSVLLRAIGVVVAIAAGLAIASQTFKGRNFLAFAKEARIEVRKVIWPTRQETTHTTLIVMVATVIMALILWGLDGILFRAVGFLTGLEI
- the nusG gene encoding transcription termination/antitermination protein NusG, which encodes MSDENENKEIKLRWYVVQAFSGYEKRVAQTLTEHIKIEGLESSFGEILVPTEEVVEMRAGQKRKSERKFFPGYVLVQMDMNDASWHLVNSTERVMGFIGGTSDRPAPITPKEAERILNRLQENAEAPKPATLFEPGEVVRVTDGPFADFSGVVEEVDYEKSRVKVSVLIFGRSTPVELEFGQVEQDK